CGATAATTGCCATAAAACCATCTCAAAAGAGCTCATTGAAGCGAAATTATGGAATTATGAGATACAGTGTAATTCAGCCGTAAAAAATCTTGTGCTTCGCATTCGTAAAAAGCTTGGAGACTCGATTATCTCGTCCATCAGAGGGGTTGGGTATCGTATTAACATTGATGATCTGTCTTTAAAAAATTGCACAGGAGCTAGGGACATACCGTCACTATTACATTTGGGATAAAATAAAATGAGGTGTTTTATTTTTCTCTTCTTTTTTGCTTCTTTCTCATGTGCTGTTGACTCCTTGCGCCTTTCGCCTTCGCTTGATTCCTTTATCCTTCTTGATCAAGCCAAAGTGTTCAAAGACAGACACAGTGTAACGCTTGAGCAAGCCTACGCACTGCTAAAAGAAGGTCGTTTTGAACCTCTCTCTCCTCGCGTTAAAAGTTTTGGGGTCAGTGATGCGACGTATTGGATGGCGTTGAAGCTTCAAAATACCGCACATGAGAAGCTCTTTTTAGAATTTCAATACGATCAACTGGCTTACGTCGATTGCTATATTTTTCACAAAGATCAGCTTTTAGATGTAATGCATAATGGCAATGCGGTTGCCTTTAAAAAAAGAGAGGTAGAGCATTTTTTCGTTCGATTTGCGCTGTTACACTCCGATGAGCCGCTAACGTATCTGTTTAAAATCGTCTCCGATCGTCCTATTTTGATTGCAATGAATATAGGAACAAAATCCGAACTTGATTACGATAAGCTCATGACGATTCTACCAACTACGTTTTTTACAGGCTTCTTACTGCTTCTTTTGGTGTTGAATATGATGATTTACGGACTCTTTAAAAGTAGGGAATATCTTTATTATAGTATGTATTTAGTGAGTTTTTTTGTTTTTATTATGTATATCAATAATTACATCTTTTTTCTAACACAAGAGCATTTAGGAATCAACACCTTCATCAAAGTCGTAAGCGCGCAAGGATTTCATATTGCACTTTTACTCTTTACGCTTTCATGCTTAGAGATTCACCGTTTTTCACTGTTTTTAGTGCATTTAACCTACTGTCTCTGTGTTTGTTGCTTTGTTGCTTTTTTATGTTTAAGTCTTCACGGTGCGTATCAAACCATTGCGATTCTAGCAGGGCTGATCGTTCCTTTGTATTGCCTTTTTTTGTCGTTTTATGCGTGGAGGAAAAAAGTTGAGTATGCGAGATTATACGCTGTAGGGTTGGTGGGTTTTTGCATAGGATCGCTGCTGTTTTGGTTGATGCAATTAGGTCTTATCGATGTTCTTGATATGGGTAAAAACACCCTTTTAGTGGGAAGTTTATGGGAAATGATTCTTTTTGCAGCGATTTTACTTTTAAAAATCAAATCAATCAAAACCCAATACAGCGTGATGAAATTTCATATGGATGAGAATGAACAAGAGCGATTGCATCAGTCCAAATACATCTCAATAGGCAGAAGCATCGGAAATGTTGCACACCAATGGAAGCAGCCTCTTAACGCGCTTGGCGCCATTTTGACGCACATGAAAGGCACACTGCTTTTGGAGCAGAGAATTCGAAAGAGTAACTTGGTGAAATCTTTGGATATGAGTTTTGATATTTTAAAGCATCTCTCCGAAACCATTGATACTTTTTACAATTTTCTGTTAAAACCGTATGCGCACAAAAGTCAGTTCAATGTTATGGAGGAGTTAGAATCGATCCAAAAAATGTTAGCGTTCTCTTTCAAAAATTCTGGCATTACGCTACGGTTTTTTACGAATACTAATAGTAGCATTGTTGGAAATCCCAATGAGTTTATACAGGTTGTTTTAAATATCTTGCTCAATGCCCAAGATCAGTTCAATACATGCGATCACTCCAACGCGTTGATAGATATTTCTATCAATGAAGTCAACGATACGTGCATCATTACGATCCAAGACAATGCGGGTGGCGTTACAATAGAACCTATTGAGCAGATATTTGATTTACATGTAAGCACCAAAAGTGCAGGGGCTGGTATAGGGTTGTTTATCTGTAAAAGTATCATTGAGAAACGTTTTAATGGCACAATCGAAGTTCTAAATCAACACAATGGAGCCTGTTTTAAGATTTTTATACCTTTAAATGTGGCTTAAAGGGAAGTAGAAAAGACAAAATTAGGTAAGATAGTAACGTTTTTGTGGGCGACAAAATAGCGAAATAAGACCTAGTTTAAAAAGAGATTTAAATCATCTTTTAATAAAAATAGTGAAGAATATTACAAAAAGATTACAGCATTATTTTTATTTGCAAAAGGCTTTAAATAGGGCTTTCGGCAGAGAATTGTCACACATAAATACTTTTAAGACTTATAATCCTCATTTTCTATTGCACTTGGAAAAATAATATGATACAATTGCTCAATCGATGAATAGGGTTCTGTATTATTTTGGTAAGATCAAACAAAGGGGGAGATTATGAATCTCACAAAAGTATTATCTTTGGCAACTATTTGTTTTCCAGTGTTCGCTTTTTCTTTAACATTAGAAGAAGGCGCAACATCTATCCTTTCTTCCAACCCTACGTTTAAAGAGAGTGTTGAAGTTTATAATGGTGTACTTAAAGAGTACAATATAGCAGAAAATGGCTACCTTCCAACATTGGATTTAGTGGGTTCATACGGGTACCAAGATGTCAAGACTCCATCTACCAATCAAGATAGAGTTGATGGTGCCATGAATGAGACCTCTTTGGTGCTAACGGAGAATATCTTCAACGGGTTTTTAACGGAAAATACCATCAAACAACAAAAAAATAGACTCGATGCGGCTGCATTTGGTGTTGCTGAAAGGGCTGATCGAACCCTTTTAAAATACGTCAATGCGTATATTATGCTTCTGAAACAAAAAGAACTTCTCGTGTTATCTCAAGAAAATGTCAAAACACATGAAGCCATTTTTAAACAGATTAAAGAGCGTTCAGATTCAGGGTTCGGTAGACTTTCTGAAACGCAACAAGCAGGGAGTAGGTACACTCTAGCGCAATCAAACATGATTGCACAAGAAAACGACTATAAAGATGCGGTTTCAACGTTTGAAAAACTATACGGTCAAAAACTGGATGCTGATGATTTGGCAAAACCTCTGTTTACATCAACACTCCCTGTTAACTTTGATAAAATCAAAGACAAGAGCCTTTCATGCAATCCGTCTGTCAGAGTTCAACAAGCCAATGTGCTCTTAGCCGATGCGCTGTATGAAGGTAGTAAAGCCGCTTTTTATCCAAAAATCGACGCTGAACTTGCAGCGACAAAGGGAAATGATCTTGATGGTATTGATGGAAGAACAGAAAAATATACGGCACTTATAAAACTTCGCTATAATCTTTACAACAAAGGGTCTGACCTTTTAACCAAAGAGAAATACAGTGTTTTAAAACTTAAAGAGAATGAGACATTGGGAAATATCGAGCGTGAATTGAACGAGAGTATAAAATTCTCTTGGGAAAATTACCAATCAACCCAACAACGTATCAAGCTTTTAAAAGAGCATACGGATTACAGTAAAAAAACATTGGATTCATATCAACAAGAGTTTTCTATTGGTAAACGTGATCTAATTAACTTGCTCGATGCTGAGGGTGAATACTACTCTGCACGACAAGCGTTAGCAACAGCAGAAGCAACGTTACTGTATGCAAAATATCGTCTTTTGGATAACATGGGTGTCTTGACAGACTCTTTTGATCCTGATTTTGCGCAAAATTACCATGTTCAAACATGTTCAAGTAAAAGTGTTGAATTTTAGTTAGTTACTTTAACGTCATGAGGGATTGAGCTGAGAAGAATGCGTAAAAAAATAGTTATTTTCATAACGCTAATAGCTCTAGCTCTTTATGCTGGGCAAGAGTTTTTTACGCAGGAAATACTCAAAAAAGTTGAAACAAAGTATGGAGGAGCTGCGAAGCGAAGAGTTGAGGTATTAAATACGCTGATGCTCTCGCTTCAAACCTCTGGGGAATCTGAAAAGCTTGAAAAAGTGAATGCCTTTTTTAATCAGATGCGATTTGCCTCCGATGAAGAGATTTGGCACCAAAAAGATTATTGGGCAACGCGTATGGAGTTCATTGGTATGGGTGCTGGAGATTGTGAAGATTTTGTCATTGCAAAATATTTTACATTGAAGCAACTGGGCATTTCCACTGACAAGCTTTTTTTTACCTATGTTAAAGCGATTAAGTATCAACAGGCGCATATGGTCTTGACCTATTTTGAGACACCCACTTCTGTTCCTCTTGTTTTAGATAATATCAATTTTAAAATTTTACCAGCAACATACAGGAACGATCTCGTTCCTGTATACAGCTTTAATGGTGATGCATTGTACCTTGCCAAACAGCAAGGGCTGGGCCAAGTTGTCCCTTCGGGGATGCAGAAAAATAAAAAATGGTTTGATCTGATAGATAAAATTAGGAGAGAAGAGCAATGACGCTTTTTAAACAGATAATTATTGTTTTGTCCATTTTTCAGACAGTGATTTTTGGTGCTGTTATGTGGTTCAATTTTAACAGCTCGAATGAATATGTCAAGCAACAAGCCTACACAGATGCCCTTCACACTGCAAATTCACTGGGGTTATCTATTAGTTCTGTCGCAACGGAAGATGACACTTCTATGGCTGAAACAATGATTAATTCTGTCTTTGACAGTGGGTATTATGAAAAAATCACGCTCGAAGACATGCACAAAGAGGTTCTTGTTGAAAAAGTACAAGAGGTTGTTGTAGCAGATGTGCCTGCGTGGTTTGTTAAAAATATCAAAGTCGAAACGCCTGTTGCTAGTTCGCAAATTATGTTAGGCTGGACACCGTATGGTGTTATCTCAGTACAGCTCAACAGTGGACATGCTTACCGCCAATTATGGACGATTTTTAAAGAGGTTTTATCTGTTTTTATCGTCGCATCTTTTATCGGCTTCTTTTGTCTGCAACTCATCTTAAGTATCATTTTGCAACCCCTCAAACGGGTTAAAGAGCAAGCGGAAGCCATTTTGGAGAGTGATTTTATCATTCAGCATGACATTCCCTTTACCAAAGAGCTCAAAAACGTTGTGTTTGCGATGAACAGTATGGTGAAAAAAGTGAAAGAGATTTTTGAAAAAGAGGCGGATGCGGTTCGTCGTTACCATGAAATTCTTTACCAAGACACGGTCACGAAGATGTACAACCGTCGCTATTTTAACATCAAACTCCAAGAGTACCTCTCCAGCGAAGCTAAAAATGCGCAAGGGGCGTTGATTTTAGTCTCTTTGAATGATTTTGAACGTCTGAAAGGAAAGTTGGGCTATCAAAAAAGTGAAGCGTTTATCAAAGAAATTGCTTCGTGCATCACAACCGCCATTGATAACCAAAAAGAGTATGTCAGTGCAAAACTGAGTGACACGGACTTTGCGATTCTTGCACCCGCCACATCGCAACGCTCTTTTGAGCTTTTATGCGAAGAGATCAATGCGATGGTTAAAAGCTTGACTAAAAATTATGACCTCAATGAAAAAGAGCATTTTATCAATATCGGTTATGCCAAATATTTTGCCAAATCTGACTCCAAAGAGCTCTTTTCCAAAGCCGATTTTGCGCTTACTTCCTCTAAAGCAAAAGGTGCGTTTAGCATTAACAGCTTTGTTGAGCAAACAGGCGATTCTCAGCTTGTTCTTGGCAAAGAGGCGTGGACACAAGAGCTTAAAAATGCCATGGAGCAAAAACGTTTCAAACTTGCGTATCAAAATGTGGTCTCGATTAATGCCCTCACCTCTGAGTTTCACAGTGAACTCTTCTTGCGCTTGGAAGATTACAATGGGCATCTGCACAATGCAGGCTATTTTATGCCAATGGTCATGGAGCTTAAACTCGGTGCCCAGTTGGATCATTATGTTATCCAACGCATCATTGAAATTTTGGGTGAAAAACACTTTACATGTAAAGCGGTTTGTATCAATCTTGGAAAAGATATTTTTATGCAAAGTAACGACTGGGCGTGGTTAGAAGATAGTGTTGAAAGCTTTAAAAAACTGAGCATTGAAGGGCTTTATTTCGAGATGCCAAGTTCACTTGACATGCCGATTGAAATTCTGATCAAATTTTCTAAGTATTTGAGAAGTTTTGGATACGGCTTTGGTATTGATAATTTTGCGATCAACAGCGAGAGCTTAGCCGCAATTCAGCAGATCAATCCTGATTACATTAAAATACAAGCTTCCTATATGATTGACCTTTTTGGCGACAATGGACTGGATGCTCCAAACCGAAGCCTTGGAATTATCACCGATAGTATGGAGATCAAGATAATTGCAACCAATGTTGAAAATGGCGCGCAAAAAGAGAAGTTAGAGAAAATGGGCATTAAATACATCCAAGGCAGTTTCATTGCCGAACCTAAGATTATAGGATAATTATGCAAACAGATACGATTTATCGCTTATCGGAAGATCCACTCTTATCATGTTTGGTTCTTTTTACAAAGCTTTATAATATTCCTTACAGTGCCGAAGCCCTGGTTGCTGGACTTCCGATTGAAAAAGGAGTTGGTTCAGTAGAGCTCTTCTCCTTGAAAGGTGGATCAAAATCGCTCTTCTCGCGTGCGGCGAAACGAGCAGGATTCATTACTAAACTTTCGCACAAATCTTTGAGCGAACTCTCCCCTTTAGTCTTGCCCTGTATTATCATTCTTAAAGATCGTTCGGCGTGTATTTTGGAGAGTTTTGTGGATGATCGTAGAAAAGAAGTCAAGATTATTCACCCTGATATTCCTGATGGTGAACATATTATCACGTTAGAAGAGCTTGAAAAAGAGTACATCGGTTACTGTTTTTTACTCAAAAAAGAGTTTATCGCCGATACCAATCGAAATCAAATACTTGAAAACAGTGGTTCTAGCTGGTTTTGGGGAACGGTGAAACGCTCAAAACAGATCTATATCGATGTTATTCTTGCCTCATTGGTTGTCAATCTTTTTGTGCTTGCAAGTCCACTGTTTACGATGAATGTCTACGATCGCGTTATCCCCAATAATGCCGTTGAGACCTTATGGGTTTTAGCTCTAGGTCTTTTTGTCGTCTATGTGTTAGACATTGTGTTGAAATTTTTGCGTTCCTATTTTCTTGAAATCGCGGGTAAAAAGAGTGATGTCATTATGTCATCGATCATTTTTGAAAAAGTGATGGATCTCAAAATGGCAGTGCGCCCCAAATCTGTTGGCTCTTTTGCCAGCAATTTACGCGATTTTGACTCCATTCGCAATTTCTTGACCTCTTCGACGTTGGCAACATTGATTGATTTACCGTTTGCTTTTATTTTCTTAATCACGATACATTTTATCGCAAGCTACATGGTTTTGGTTCCCTTTGTGCTGATGCTCGCTATTTTGGCGTATACGCTCAGCATTAAAAAGTCTTTGCAAGAGAGCATTGAAAGCACCTACCAAGCCTCTGCGATTAAAAATGGTATTTTGATCGAAAGCCTTAATGCCATGGAGACGATCAAAACGCTCTCCGCAGGAGGACATGCGCAGTGGAAATGGGAAGAGGCGAGCGGTGAAATCGCCCAACGAAGTTTAAAATCGAAAATTTTATCGAACTCTATTACCACAATTACCTCTTTTTTCGTTCAACTCAATACCATTGTTGTCGTGGTTTTGGGTGTGTACATGATCAAAGAGATGGAGTTGACGATGGGTGGATTGATCGCTGCGGTCATTCTCTCTTCACGTGCGATTGCGCCTATGGGACAAGTGGCTGCGCTGATCGCGAGCTTTGAGCAGACCCGTACGGCTTACAAAGCTATCGATGATATTATGAAACTGCCCAGCGAGCGTCCTAGCGGTAAAAAATTTGTGAGGCGTGAGCACTTTTTAGGGAAAATAGAGTTTAAAAATGTCACCTTTTCTTATCCTGAGAGCAACAAAAAAGCATTGG
Above is a genomic segment from Sulfurospirillum halorespirans DSM 13726 containing:
- a CDS encoding type I secretion system permease/ATPase, which encodes MQTDTIYRLSEDPLLSCLVLFTKLYNIPYSAEALVAGLPIEKGVGSVELFSLKGGSKSLFSRAAKRAGFITKLSHKSLSELSPLVLPCIIILKDRSACILESFVDDRRKEVKIIHPDIPDGEHIITLEELEKEYIGYCFLLKKEFIADTNRNQILENSGSSWFWGTVKRSKQIYIDVILASLVVNLFVLASPLFTMNVYDRVIPNNAVETLWVLALGLFVVYVLDIVLKFLRSYFLEIAGKKSDVIMSSIIFEKVMDLKMAVRPKSVGSFASNLRDFDSIRNFLTSSTLATLIDLPFAFIFLITIHFIASYMVLVPFVLMLAILAYTLSIKKSLQESIESTYQASAIKNGILIESLNAMETIKTLSAGGHAQWKWEEASGEIAQRSLKSKILSNSITTITSFFVQLNTIVVVVLGVYMIKEMELTMGGLIAAVILSSRAIAPMGQVAALIASFEQTRTAYKAIDDIMKLPSERPSGKKFVRREHFLGKIEFKNVTFSYPESNKKALDNVSFVIKAGERVGVLGRNGSGKTTIEKLILGLYAPDDGSVLIDGIDINQIDPVDLRKNIGYVPQDVVLFQGSVRDNIVYKAPYVDDETILKAAKMGGVDEFVDSHPLGYDMPVLERGDGVSGGQRQSIAISRAFLVDAPIMLLDEPTNSLDNTSENHIKKLLEASIEGRTTLLVTHKMSLLDMVERLLVIDNGRVILDGKKEDVLATLQGVRPQ
- a CDS encoding EAL domain-containing protein, with amino-acid sequence MVKKVKEIFEKEADAVRRYHEILYQDTVTKMYNRRYFNIKLQEYLSSEAKNAQGALILVSLNDFERLKGKLGYQKSEAFIKEIASCITTAIDNQKEYVSAKLSDTDFAILAPATSQRSFELLCEEINAMVKSLTKNYDLNEKEHFINIGYAKYFAKSDSKELFSKADFALTSSKAKGAFSINSFVEQTGDSQLVLGKEAWTQELKNAMEQKRFKLAYQNVVSINALTSEFHSELFLRLEDYNGHLHNAGYFMPMVMELKLGAQLDHYVIQRIIEILGEKHFTCKAVCINLGKDIFMQSNDWAWLEDSVESFKKLSIEGLYFEMPSSLDMPIEILIKFSKYLRSFGYGFGIDNFAINSESLAAIQQINPDYIKIQASYMIDLFGDNGLDAPNRSLGIITDSMEIKIIATNVENGAQKEKLEKMGIKYIQGSFIAEPKIIG
- a CDS encoding transglutaminase-like cysteine peptidase produces the protein MRKKIVIFITLIALALYAGQEFFTQEILKKVETKYGGAAKRRVEVLNTLMLSLQTSGESEKLEKVNAFFNQMRFASDEEIWHQKDYWATRMEFIGMGAGDCEDFVIAKYFTLKQLGISTDKLFFTYVKAIKYQQAHMVLTYFETPTSVPLVLDNINFKILPATYRNDLVPVYSFNGDALYLAKQQGLGQVVPSGMQKNKKWFDLIDKIRREEQ
- a CDS encoding TolC family outer membrane protein, whose translation is MNLTKVLSLATICFPVFAFSLTLEEGATSILSSNPTFKESVEVYNGVLKEYNIAENGYLPTLDLVGSYGYQDVKTPSTNQDRVDGAMNETSLVLTENIFNGFLTENTIKQQKNRLDAAAFGVAERADRTLLKYVNAYIMLLKQKELLVLSQENVKTHEAIFKQIKERSDSGFGRLSETQQAGSRYTLAQSNMIAQENDYKDAVSTFEKLYGQKLDADDLAKPLFTSTLPVNFDKIKDKSLSCNPSVRVQQANVLLADALYEGSKAAFYPKIDAELAATKGNDLDGIDGRTEKYTALIKLRYNLYNKGSDLLTKEKYSVLKLKENETLGNIERELNESIKFSWENYQSTQQRIKLLKEHTDYSKKTLDSYQQEFSIGKRDLINLLDAEGEYYSARQALATAEATLLYAKYRLLDNMGVLTDSFDPDFAQNYHVQTCSSKSVEF
- a CDS encoding sensor histidine kinase, whose translation is MRCFIFLFFFASFSCAVDSLRLSPSLDSFILLDQAKVFKDRHSVTLEQAYALLKEGRFEPLSPRVKSFGVSDATYWMALKLQNTAHEKLFLEFQYDQLAYVDCYIFHKDQLLDVMHNGNAVAFKKREVEHFFVRFALLHSDEPLTYLFKIVSDRPILIAMNIGTKSELDYDKLMTILPTTFFTGFLLLLLVLNMMIYGLFKSREYLYYSMYLVSFFVFIMYINNYIFFLTQEHLGINTFIKVVSAQGFHIALLLFTLSCLEIHRFSLFLVHLTYCLCVCCFVAFLCLSLHGAYQTIAILAGLIVPLYCLFLSFYAWRKKVEYARLYAVGLVGFCIGSLLFWLMQLGLIDVLDMGKNTLLVGSLWEMILFAAILLLKIKSIKTQYSVMKFHMDENEQERLHQSKYISIGRSIGNVAHQWKQPLNALGAILTHMKGTLLLEQRIRKSNLVKSLDMSFDILKHLSETIDTFYNFLLKPYAHKSQFNVMEELESIQKMLAFSFKNSGITLRFFTNTNSSIVGNPNEFIQVVLNILLNAQDQFNTCDHSNALIDISINEVNDTCIITIQDNAGGVTIEPIEQIFDLHVSTKSAGAGIGLFICKSIIEKRFNGTIEVLNQHNGACFKIFIPLNVA